From Hydra vulgaris chromosome 15, alternate assembly HydraT2T_AEP, one genomic window encodes:
- the LOC136091673 gene encoding uncharacterized protein LOC136091673 — MCLAADCSDIIKAIQTNEKIITDKFEVVKKKTKELSIKMKDNSDILKIKSKLREMEDRSQRNNLRIEGIKENENENWRVSESKVQKLFEDILGLKDIKIERAHRTGLRSTHKIRPIVVKLLNYKDKVVILKQAKNLKGKNIFINKDYCAETTIIRKQLREQLKIEREGGNYAVILYDKLIIRNWTPKENFYCLNSYFKMETNLLPNFNSKNNTSNDNDINKIKAFLINKNILLENNLESNISFYKDGEGMENIITVQTFQH, encoded by the coding sequence atgtgTCTTGCAGCTGATTGCAGCGATATTATCAAAGCTATTCAAACTAACGAAAAGATTATTACGGATAAATTTgaagttgtaaagaaaaaaacgaaAGAGTTAAGCATTAAAATGAAAGACAATAGcgatatacttaaaataaaaagtaaacttagaGAAATGGAAGATCGCTCACAAAGGAACAATTTAAGAATAGAAGGCATAAAGGAAAACGAAAATGAAAATTGGAGGGTCAGTGAATCCAAGGTGCAGAAGCTCTTTGAAGATATACTtggtttaaaagatataaaaattgagAGGGCTCACAGGACTGGACTTAGAAGCACACATAAAATTCGACCAATAGTTGTCAAACTAttaaactataaagataaaGTAGTCATTTTAAAACAGGcgaaaaatttaaaagggaaaaatatttttataaacaaagactACTGCGCTGAAACCACAATTATAAGAAAACAGCTTCGAGAACAACTAAAAATAGAACGAGAAGGCGGAAATTATGCAGTAATATTGTACGATAAACTAATCATTCGCAACTGGACTcccaaagaaaatttttattgcttaaattcttattttaaaatggaaacaaacttattacctaattttaattctaaaaataacaCATCAAATGATaatgacataaataaaattaaagcttttctaataaacaaaaatatacttttagaaAACAACCTTGAATCAAATATAAGCTTTTATAAGGATGGGGAAGGGATGGAAAATATTATTACAGTTCAAACGTTTCAACACTAA